A single Penaeus chinensis breed Huanghai No. 1 chromosome 7, ASM1920278v2, whole genome shotgun sequence DNA region contains:
- the LOC125027351 gene encoding extensin-1-like yields the protein MATHPSSNALQNTLNGTHQQDMLTSNVTPWKPTAPPVPHGKPYGSPPRPTNVPWKPPSPHQCPMEAHLAPPVLNGSPPRPTCPPWKPTSPHQCPMEAHLAPPVLNGSPPRPTSDPWKPTSPHQCPMETHRPTSAPWKPTSPHQCPMEAHLAPPVPYGSPPRPTSDPWKPPRPMETHLAPPVPYGSPPPHQCPMETHLAPPVPHGSPPRPTSAPWKPTAPPVPHGNPPRLTSAPWKPPSPHQCPMEAHLAPPVLNGSPPRPTSDPWKPTSPHQCPMETHRPTSAPWKPTSPHQCPMEAHLAPPVPYRSPPRPASDPWKPPRPMETHFAPPVPYGSPPPHQCPMETHLAPPVPHGSPPRPTSAPWKPTAPPVPHGSPPRPTSAPWKPTSPHQCSMEAHLAPPVPHGSPPRPTGAPWKPTAPPVPHGSPTPHQCPMETHLAPPVLHGSPPRPTSAKRKPTSPHLSSMEAHLAPPVPHGSPPPHQCPMEAHFAPPVPHGSPPPHQCYMEAHRPTSAPWKPTSPHQCPMEAHLAPPVPHGSPTPHQCPMEAHLAPPAPP from the exons ATGGCAACACACCCATCGAGCAATGCCCTGCAAAATACCCTCAATGGCACGCATCAGCAGGATATGCTTACAT CAAACGTCACCCCATGGAAGCCCACCGCCCCACCAGTGCCCCATGGAAAGCCCTATGGAAGCCCACCTCGCCCCACCAATGTCCCATGGAAGCCCCCCTCGCCCCACCAGTGCCCCATGGAAGCCCACCTCGCCCCACCAGTTCTCAATGGAAGCCCACCTCGCCCCACCTGTCCTCCATGGAAGCCCACCTCGCCCCACCAGTGCCCCATGGAAGCCCACCTCGCCCCACCAGTTCTCAATGGAAGCCCACCTCGCCCCACTAGTGATCCATGGAAGCCCACCTCGCCCCACCAGTGCCCTATGGAAACCCACCGCCCCACCAGTGCCCCATGGAAGCCCACCTCGCCCCACCAGTGCCCTATGGAAGCCCACCTCGCTCCACCAGTGCCCTATGGAAGCCCACCTCGCCCCACCAGTGACCCATGGAAGCCACCTCGCCCCATGGAAACCCACCTCGCCCCACCAGTGCCCTATGGAAGCCCACCGCCCCACCAGTGCCCCATGGAAACCCACCTCGCCCCACCAGTGCCCCATGGAAGCCCACCTCGCCCCACCAGTGCCCCATGGAAGCCCACCGCCCCACCAGTGCCCCATGGAAACCCACCTCGCCTCACCAGTGCCCCATGGAAGCCCCCCTCGCCCCACCAGTGCCCCATGGAAGCCCACCTCGCCCCACCAGTTCTCAATGGAAGCCCACCTCGCCCCACCAGTGATCCATGGAAGCCCACCTCGCCCCACCAGTGCCCTATGGAAACCCACCGCCCCACCAGTGCCCCATGGAAGCCCACCTCGCCCCACCAGTGCCCTATGGAAGCCCACCTCGCCCCACCAGTGCCCTATAGAAGCCCACCTCGCCCCGCCAGTGACCCATGGAAGCCACCTCGCCCCATGGAAACCCACTTCGCCCCACCAGTGCCCTATGGAAGCCCACCGCCCCACCAGTGCCCCATGGAAACCCACCTCGCCCCACCAGTGCCCCATGGAAGCCCACCTCGCCCCACCAGTGCCCCATGGAAGCCCACCGCCCCACCAGTGCCCCATGGAAGCCCACCTCGCCCCACCAGTGCCCCATGGAAGCCCACCTCGCCCCACCAGTGCTCCATGGAAGCCCACCTCGCCCCACCAGTGCCCCATGGAAGCCCACCTCGCCCCACCGGTGCCCCATGGAAGCCCACCGCCCCACCAGTGCCCCATGGAAGCCCAACGCCCCACCAGTGCCCCATGGAAACCCACCTCGCCCCACCAGTCCTCCATGGAAGCCCACCTCGCCCCACCAGTGCCAAAAGGAAACCCACCTCGCCCCACCTGTCCTCCATGGAAGCCCACCTCGCCCCACCAGTGCCCCATGGAAGCCCACCGCCCCACCAGTGCCCTATGGAAGCCCACTTCGCCCCACCAGTGCCCCATGGAAGCCCGCCGCCCCACCAGTGCTACATGGAAGCCCACCGCCCCACCAGTGCCCCATGGAAGCCCACTTCGCCCCACCAGTGCCCCATGGAAGCCCATCTCGCCCCACCAGTGCCCCATGGAAGCCCAACGCCCCACCAGTGCCCCATGGAAGCCCACCTCGCCCCACCAGCGCCCCCATAA